TGAAATATACTGTATGTGTACACAGACATTCCTATCTAAAGTTGTTCCTCAAGTAAGCGAAATATTGTAATGATTATTAgttttatagtttatttttgGTTTATTTCTTAGATTTAAGATCTGTGTCATTGTTATAAACTACACAGGTTAATTGATATTCAATCAAATTTAGATTTCTGTTACCATTTGTTGTTTGCTGTATAATTTACTGaatatattgattttaaatttatttttatttagaatgTAATAGTTTGTCGTACAAGTCTCAAATTGGGAATCAAAAATGTGCACTCTGTGGACTTCATTCAAAAGCCACCAATAAAATGACCCAATGTGCATGTTCCTCTGGTTTTTACCGTATGTTAAATGACAACAGCAACTACTCGTTGCCTTGCTATGGTATGTATTTGCAACAAAAGGATAGTGTTATACCTTGCATACTTAACTTTTAAGTTTTAGCTTTAATTATCCAcctgaattattattttttcagaacCACCTTCCAGACCAAATGTCAAGCATGTTACAGTGACATCAAATGCAGCTACAATACAATGGGAGATACCCAACCCTGGATCAAATGCTTATGGTGTAAACATAATATCCTGTCATAACTGTCCAAGCAGTAAAACATTTAAGACATTCAATACAACAAACTTTCAAGCAAAAATTACAGGACTTGACACCTTTTCTGAGTATACCGTGTCAATTGTCAGGGTAAATAACATAACACGATTAACTGGTAAAAAATTTTCAGTGGAATACAAAATTAGGACTAACACTGctggtaagtttttttaaaaaattatctatCCCTTTATATAAAATCTAGTATAAATTAATTGAGAGATTTCtctaaaaaaaacttgtgatgaCCCACACAAATACTTTCGAAATTGTAAAATCTCTAGAATCTTTAGAACTATGCTTTTTACCAAGTTTACACAAAAATGTGTTAGCCATTTAGTGTGCAAGAACAGTTATATATCTGACAGTTAGTGTTAAAGTTGACTCCCCTTATTCTGACAAAAATTATGTATATTATAAGGGGAAGAATGTGTTTACACACTTTAGCTGTTTGGCTTTAccacaaaaaaaagtttttgtgagAAAGTGGGTCcgcaattttttttctagttgcTACTAGTTTTTTGTTTCAAATCTTATGTTATAGAAGCGAAATTCTCTTTTAAGACTATTTTGAATAAAACATTTTCTGGAAAATCTTTTGCGGTTTTGACCTTTTTTTTACAGGAATAAACTTTTAGGAATTTTCCGAAAACAGCAAAAGTTCCTTCTACAAACACTTTCTTTTCCTAACGTAGCAACTTAAGTTTACTTTAGGATTAAAAAATACTACATGTTTGCTTTTAAGCACTTGAACAAATTCGGAATGTTAGAACGGAAAAAGACAACGATGGTGGAGTGATAATAACATGGACTCCACCGTTTAATAAAGGAGcagaaaaaattgaatatgaaaTTTTTTACAATGGGAAGACTGTTAAAACCGAAAGTACAAGCATCAAGATACAAGCTGCGTCCAACAGTCGAACATTCAAAGTGAAAGTATGTCATTTcaagttttttataagcatgcgCATAAGCATATTAAGGGTCAGATTTATTAAAGCATTATACTAAGCTTAACGTCCAGGGTCAGTTATGTAGTTCATTTTTTGCATTATCTTAAAGTCATATCACAggcattttttatgaaaaacttGCAATTGTTCTCACCAGAATGGGattgtaaagaaaaataaagttcaacttcatttttctttataatcCCATTCTGTTTTTtgaactttaaataaaaattttgttagaaaAAGAGAATCGCAATACTTGAAAATAAGCCGTAAGCACATTTTTGAATATAAAAATTGATGTTTGTTAAgccttttttcaaattattcatTCGACTTCGTGTCTAGGGCATGTGAGGTTTTCTTTTATCGGATGTCTCAATATAACAATATaaactggggacgaggtagatTTTCGtatgcttaaaaaaatattgtatcaTCTCTTTGTTAAGTAAAGCCCctaaattttattaattatttttttataacaatcaTAATTTTTTGTTGAAGCCTATTTGTTCTCAGAATTTTACTTTTTCAAAATCTGAAATGATTGTTAAAAATACCTTTTAAATTTAACAGtgctaagtaaaaaaaaaaaaatgcttgatAAAATAGTTTGGTTCATAATGTCTTTGATACTAATAAAAAGAGTGTATAATAAAATAGATATATTTTGATCAACAAAATTACTTTTCGCCATGCGATATTCCCCCACACACAACATAGAATTGGTTTTGTATTATTTCTTAGAGGGGCCGGTCATGATTAAGGTTTTAGACCTAACTCTCACATTATTAATTTTGAATGACAAAGGATGAAAAAGgctaacgaaattttaaatactATTTTGTGGCATGTtaataaatccacgggttcgccgtcctttatttaccgcatttttGTGCCTTGCTATTGCGGTTACCATCTTgcggtattataatatagatgtattCGTGTTTAGATAAAAGTGATAGCAACATACAGTGATGGTAAATTTACCAGTCCAGAACATGTCTTCACTGTCAGCGTGGAGGGTAAGGGAATTCCACTCAATATTGTTCTTGGGGGGACGGGTGGTGCGTTGGtaatcgtcatcatcatcattgtaCTGTGTATTGTGTGGAGACGTAGAAATCCAAGTCACTTAGCAATTTATCGAATGGAAGATGGAACAGGTAAatggtttttttaaataagatggATTTTAACTCAGAACAAGACGGATTAGACCGAAACGGAACGGAAAATTATTGCCTGATtgcctgtttattattttttctttcaactTTCAGTTTGGAACAGAATCAATCAGATCTTACAAATTACTATTGTCTGTTCCAATATGTTCTATTTCGCTTTTGAGTAGAAGTCCACCAAATATAGCTATAGAAATAAAGCCAAAATCTCGTCTATTGGTCGCATCCGCTGTATCTCATAATCCCAAAATTTAAAAtgcgaaataatttttttatttttctcccGACTTAAGATTATTTAGCCTTTTCTACATTTTGCACATTGCTCTGAAATCAAGATGGaattatttacaataaaaaaaaaaaatgctgcgatgtttttgaaaatgtttttctttttttttgtgctGGAAtcataaaaagaattaaattaaaGCGAGTTCGtgcaaataaaaactataaaaaactcGACTCGCCAAATTGCAACTCCGCGAAATGCAAATTTAACGCCAGAAGTTAAAACCATTTGGTATTTTCCTTCAAGTTGAATTATTAAAAGATTTCTTTTGCTAATTATTACTTTTCCTAATCTTACAGTTCAACTTCAAAGAAGTCGCTTGTTCAGTCATGGTAGAGTTTATGTTGATCCGACCACCTACTCATTAGTTGATGACGCTGTATACGAATTCACGAACGAGTTAACTCGAAAATCTCTTGATATTGGGGACTTGTTGGGTTGTGGGGAATTCGCTGATGTCCACCATGCTGTTTTAACCACAGATAACAAGAAATTCgatgttgcagttaaaaagttgAAGGTTcgatatctttttattttgtttacgcTGTCCACAATGTTGGCAATGTCAAAGTGTCAGGGGTAatattaatttaattgataTGTCACAAAAATGTCAGCCATTTTAGGTTGAAATGGTCAACCTAaactattttaatattttaaaatattggcTAGAGTTGAAATTGTGTCCTATGGAGTTATAAACTTTGTACATTCTGCATGGTAATTAAATTTACCTTTTTAGGGTAATCTAAGGTTCCAGTAAGTATGAAATGTCGGACAAAAATAGCTTAGAAATGCAGAGAAATGTCAGGAGCCTTAGTCAGAATCAGAAAGAGTGAGGAAGTTGTCATGAGTGTCTTGAAAATAAGGGGGTTATTTATTATGGAGTGAGCTGGTGTTTATCGCTTTTTATTTACGCCAATgtaaactttctttgtatatagtATGCAGCATCGAAACGAGATCGAGACGATTTTGTGAGCGAGGCTGCAATATTGGGACAGTTTTCGCATCAAAATGTTATCAAATTAGAGGGTGTTATATTAAATGGTTAGTATTTGATTAATTCGGACGTGTATCTCTTCTTACTTATTTTTTCGCGCGTACTGAATTTCACGCAAAAATTTCACGCGAAATTGTTCTGTGTGTAAATTAACATGCGCAAAAATATTctctcttttttgtttttttctcctttttgatGATTTGGAATTTGGATTTGGAACAAGAACAGCTATGATTAGAATCATAGGATTACAAAATTTTACATCCAAAAAAAGCATAATATTAAGTTTAAAACCCACACTAGTTCTTTCTTGTTATTGATCGTACACGTTGCGAATTTGCGAAACTTAATCCGCGCGAATATTAACACGAATAAGATCTTGCTACCATTCTGTTATGTATATATCTTAGAACATCCGAACCTGATAGTATTGGAATATATGGCAAATGGAGCTCTTGATAAATATCTACAGGTTagattgttttttaattgtaaAGAAAAAATACTACTGCAAATCTTAATCGAAAAAAAGATCTATATTAGTCGCAAGCGCGTGCAAAATTTCACGCGAGCTGACCTGTTACTACTCGCAGCCACCATTTTGACTTACGAACTGATTAGACAGACACAGCTAATTTTGTTTTGATCATTGTAAAACCTCGAAAAATCACTGATCATTGAAAAATTCCATAAAACTCTAGTTACAAAATTAGGAACATAATTTTACCCGGTAAAGTTTCTCGAGTAATCACAGTGTTCTTAAACTTAAATCTCCCTGAAAATGTCAACAATGCGCCATTATTAAATCCCGCCATTAAAAAATCccgcgaaatttttttttgttgacataTACTCGACTAAGCCagtcgaaaataaaaatttcatagaCTTATACCTGGTTCAAGGCACTCTGAGTTTATGAACGAGAGAGAGTTTTCGTTTCTGGAGAAGAAAGTAATAAGGAATCCTTTTAATtagataataatattaaaaataagcTTTAGTTTGATAGTTTTTTTCTTCCCTTGATTTctaatttcttcttttaataTCTATAGCGAAACGAAGATAATTTTAGCGTTGTAACGTTACTTGGTATGTCACGTGGTATCGCATGCGGTATGGCGTACCTGTCAGATTTGGGTTACATCCATCGGGTATGTATGCAGTTTGGAAACtcattattttgataaaaaaaaaagtaaaaacacatTCTCTCATTCTTTACTTACCATACTTTAAATTTTAGGACTTAGCTGCTAGGAATGTTTTGGTAAATAAACAGGATGTGTGTAAAATTGCAGATTTTGGTATGAGCAGAGAATTAAAAACAGATGAAACATACGATACCAGGGTACGTGaaatttaaactattttttcagacTTGTTTTctttaactgaattttttacaaaaaatacatGCAATGTGTCATGTTATGATAAGTCACATTGGAACTCATATTTTATTTACAGGGTGGAAAAATACCTATAAAATGGACCGCTCCTGAGTCAAttgaatttaagaagtttacAACAGCTTCTGATGTGTGGTCTTTTGGAATAGTACTTtgggaaatcttttcatttgGAGAGAGACCTTACTGGACATGGACGAATTACGATGTGAGTAGGctgattgaaaaaaaaagaatctgaTTGTGGTTCACACTGTTAAGGTCTCacgacaatttttttcttccacAGGTACTTGAAAGACTAGCCACTGGTTATCGACTTCCTCCCCCAGCTGTAAGTGTTCTCGATTATGTACACTAAATATTATCTATCCTAAAAAGatatttacattaaaaaaatatttacactaaattctcCTATCACTGCTATATGTTCAGAGTAGCTACTGTGAACTCTGTTATCTCCAGCATCTTTTTTTTATCTCCAACACTCTTTATCTTTAACGCGATCTGTCTTTCCCAAAGAGTTCACTGTAATTATGTATTTGGggaaatcaaacaaaaatttgCTGCGTCATTTACACTTTCTTTCCTGCATAATGTTCGTGTTACACGCGTTAAGAGTCtttcactttttgtttttagaattgCCCAAAAGTTGTTCACGATTTAATGTTACAATGTTGGCACAGAGAGAAGACGAAACGCCCGAAGTTTATCACAATGCGAGACAACATCGAGGAATGGATAAGAATCCCAGACTTGCTCAAAGAAATTGCTTCTGTCGTTACAAAATCGTAAGTTTGTACGTCATTTGTGCAACTTAAAGGCCCCCAATACATGACGTGAATTTCGTCGTACATTTTGTGTATGCGCGTTACGATATGTCATATGCAACAAAAACCGTATCGTGTGTTTAggctttaaacaatttttttatgggAGGTATGCTGTCGAAAATATATTTAACGATGATTGTGATTACTTCCGGAATAATTTTTGCTTTAATTGCGTTGAAAGCTAGACTGCTGAAAAAGATGATGTATTTCCTAAAATAAACGAGTTTATGTTATAAAAGATTAAATTAATGAGATTGTAGAAATAAAGATACACTATCACGTTAGACACTCCTTAGAAACAAATAATTTACAAACGGATTCTTGATATTTCGtaattatctttaaatttttaaaagtgactGTAACTTTAGTTTGACTCGTGAGTCTTAATATCTCGCCTTTAAAACAATCAATATAGTCCCCGAGTTCACCCTGAATAACATCTAGAATCCTTTGAACCCAGTAGTCCGTTTTTTTACGTCTAGACCGACTAAGACCTTAATAATAGGGTGTATTGCGTAGTAAACCGAAAGTTTTATTAAGCTAAAGTTTCTTGCAGGTTTTTCTTCAAGCTGActtctattatttttaattaagatTTCTCATACCTAAAAAGTGAcgtcgggggggggggggggggggggggatcgTCACATAATCAAAGGACACCCAAAGTGTTGTATCGTGACAACTTCTGTTATGGAAATATACCTTCATGGATACAatacagaaaacaaaaaacgtTGCTAAGAAGTTATTATAGAAGTGACCTTTTGTAAGATGGTTACACATGAGTGTGAAAAAAATAGGATTAGTCTAATGGGTTAAAATCcgtgtgaaaatatttttgcatgttCGATTAATCCCGTCCATTTGTTAGTTcgaatcttcttttttttgtcaATGATGCTTCTAAACTTGTTTCGATGCCGTTAACTTTTGGCTGTAACCAAAGCTGTTCCGCTAGCTTGTGGTTCATGGTTTTCTATGAGTTAAATGTTAACGAAAGTCTATAAAGCTTGGTTTCCATCGGGCGTTAATTGCGTTAAGCAAATGCGCTAATTGGGGTTAACTTTTTAACGTCTAATGGAAACCAACCCTAAACGTTTTCTACTTTTTCAACATCAGGGATGAAAATTTGGATTACTCTCTTATGCAAAACGTTACAAGTTGGTTGGAAGCAATAAAAATGGAACAATACGCACCTGTATTTATCAACAACGGTTTCACTACACCAAAAGATATGTTAGAGCTAACAATGGAAGACTTAAACGACCTTGGCATTGGTCCGATTGGACATAGAAAAAAGATTCTTAAAGCAGTAAAACATACGAGACATcaggtaaagtttttttatgattattttttttatctttttattactttatttattttttgaatatccTACACAGGCAATAATTTCAGATCTTGATAGATTCGTAATAATTAAGCAACTTCGTCTCCTCGTCGCTTGAGgaccatttttaagtaaagttaGGTGGCCCTGGCGACAAGGCTGTGTAGTTAAAATACGTCaataattgattttttattgtttttgtgcgTGTTTCCATTACAATTCGCGTTTCTAATTGTggtgtattttaaaaaagtaaataaaaacatttcagaaTATATTTTGGGGAATTTCCCTTTTATGCCTTTATAAATCGTAGACGCTTCCTAACTGGACCTCAAAGGAGCAACGAGTTTTATGAAATGTCAacaaatttaagatttttttatcttaaaaaaacaGCACTTTTTGCTAACCTAATTTCAAGGGAAAACGCGATTAACAATTTTAGCAAAATTACAACCGATTCTGTCGCAAGTCTTATTAAAAGTccctttttaatgttttaaagaaagaatctgttaaaataaaagaaatgaatggatgaatggatgaatgaatgaatgaatggatgagtGAATAAATACGTGAATGAATAAAAATCTTCCTTGTGTAATTCAAGCAAGCGGAACATAATATTGCCTAGTCGTAATGACTCCGTTGATAGATTCTCAATTATGCAATCAATCATGACGTACAGCTAACaagtttttaacattctttttacaaCCACCATATACATTTCGAGCTTAATCACTTGAAAGTTTGTAATTAGTGGATACATTTTACGTGCCCAGACGATGAGTAAAATACTAACTAGAATCGTCAAAATTTTCATGACATATTTCTTCTTTGACTGTATGTGACCTCACTCAGCCCCAGGTTCtcgaaaaaaaaatctaaaggagcgagaaaaataataataataaaacaaaaacaaacttttttttacacaGCCATTCCATTCTTAAACCCTTTGATTTTTTAACTGTATTTTTCCAGATCTTGGCACCATATAGAAAAACTCTATTTCACCACCAGGGACCCTTGTTTCTACTAACACAGGGTggtgtttttctttaatagtGGGAATTATATTTAACACTTTTCAGTCGACCTTCAGTTGGTGGAATTTCGCTTTTTCTTAGTTTTTAGTTATCTTTCAAGGCATTTCTATTTGTACTCGCTCCTCTCTTtgctaacattttttaaaagcccACGGAAAAATCAGATAAGTCcagggattttttttattattccaaaCATTTAAACATATAGCcgcttcagtgttggaaacactgttatcaatgtgagtcctgtgttctgaatgtatacattaagtatacactggCATTGCCTACCCAATAAGCTAATAAACTCTAGTAGTCATGTGTGGTATAAAGTACTGAGTGGTAATCATGCTAATCTTTGTTTAGGTGGGTGGTGGTAAAGTAAGCCGATCTGCAAGTAACGTTACATCGAAACTTGGAAGAAGTACAAGCTCCGTTGGATTTAACGCTGCCCTCTCGAACAAATTATCATTTTATCGTAAACGAACACCATCTTCATCTGGTACTAAAAACACTTTGGATAGGAGAGAGAAGAAAACTTCGTTTAGTTgcgtgtaatttaaaaaaaaaagttaga
The genomic region above belongs to Hydractinia symbiolongicarpus strain clone_291-10 chromosome 4, HSymV2.1, whole genome shotgun sequence and contains:
- the LOC130641894 gene encoding ephrin type-B receptor 1-B-like translates to MIFFTSILLGMLICGSTNALQNVLVMERSWDWNGCRKNFIDITFCSAGSKEPCIGKPKGSYAISDINILLLKLPLVPSCNASCLNKFRFTVEDDKGSNYSVILPNKLKQEGNSSEPVKITEINITNFKNNGRFTLESDSCIVALFPIEIHYYTCDPKNSELLKFPLRNAPGTIEPLKVFGTCVGNSVNGTTSPYMLCMKDGTSQVFGECVCKEGYEKVGKSCQECNSLSYKSQIGNQKCALCGLHSKATNKMTQCACSSGFYRMLNDNSNYSLPCYEPPSRPNVKHVTVTSNAATIQWEIPNPGSNAYGVNIISCHNCPSSKTFKTFNTTNFQAKITGLDTFSEYTVSIVRVNNITRLTGKKFSVEYKIRTNTAALEQIRNVRTEKDNDGGVIITWTPPFNKGAEKIEYEIFYNGKTVKTESTSIKIQAASNSRTFKVKIKVIATYSDGKFTSPEHVFTVSVEGKGIPLNIVLGGTGGALVIVIIIIVLCIVWRRRNPSHLAIYRMEDGTVQLQRSRLFSHGRVYVDPTTYSLVDDAVYEFTNELTRKSLDIGDLLGCGEFADVHHAVLTTDNKKFDVAVKKLKYAASKRDRDDFVSEAAILGQFSHQNVIKLEGVILNEHPNLIVLEYMANGALDKYLQRNEDNFSVVTLLGMSRGIACGMAYLSDLGYIHRDLAARNVLVNKQDVCKIADFGMSRELKTDETYDTRGGKIPIKWTAPESIEFKKFTTASDVWSFGIVLWEIFSFGERPYWTWTNYDVLERLATGYRLPPPANCPKVVHDLMLQCWHREKTKRPKFITMRDNIEEWIRIPDLLKEIASVVTKSDENLDYSLMQNVTSWLEAIKMEQYAPVFINNGFTTPKDMLELTMEDLNDLGIGPIGHRKKILKAVKHTRHQVGGGKVSRSASNVTSKLGRSTSSVGFNAALSNKLSFYRKRTPSSSGTKNTLDRREKKTSFSCV